A stretch of DNA from Patescibacteria group bacterium:
TTAGCATCAATAGAAGGCACTGTCGGCGGTGTTGTAGATGTTTCTATGAAAGGTGTTTTTATGGCGTTGGTAATCTTTGCCATATCTTCTGGTGGAAGCCAGTAATTATAAGCATCAGTGATTAGTGTGGTAAGGCCAGTTGCATCGGATATTGTTTTTATCCCTTCAGCTGCATAACCGCTTCCTACAAGCATTCCTAATGCGGCAGCTTCTATTGTTTGCCTTGTCGCTTCCGCTTTGGTTCGCTCCATACCTCCTTTTTCAGCTGATCTTTTAAGCCATGCTTCAGTTGCTACAAAAGTGGCAAGACCACCTAATGCTCTTTGCATCAGGGTGCCGGTAAAAGCGGCTGTGGCTATTGTTCCTGCCACAGGTCCGCCAATAAGCGCTGATGCACTCGCAGTGGCAATAAGCGCACCAGATAATAGAATTTTACGTTTAAAGGGTTGCTTCTTATACCATTCGCCGGTTGACCGCGCTCTCTCCATTACCCAATTCCCTTTTGCCTCAATTTTCTTTTCAGTAGTATCTTCAAACCGGGAGATAGCCTGATTAAATTTATGCATTTCTAGTTCCTCAGCTTTCCCATACCAGCCTTCACTTATTGATTTTACTGGAGTTCCTGGGGCTTCTTTTGTTTCGTGCCTTCCAAAATCTATTTTTTCAGCAACATTTTTAGCTGATTTCATACTCTCTTCTATTCCGGCTAAATCTTTAAGAGTTGGTTTATTGAAGGCGTCAAATTTTGGAGTATTGTCTACCTCACGTATGGGTTTCTCGTTTGAGTCTATAAGATTAAGTCGTTCCCCGATTTCTTGTTTTATAGGTTGCTCATTTGGGTTTTTTTGAGTAATCTCATCTTGAGTTTTAGCTTCTACAAATTGGTTTTTTTCAACTCCGCTTTTTTTAGAGACTGACTTTTGGATAGAATTTAAATATCGAGTCTTTGCTTCTTCAGCTTTTTTAATCTCTTCTTCGTAGAAATTAATCTGTTTTTTATAATGCTCTATTCCTAACTTAGGTCCATGCTCTTTTTCCATTCTTTCAAGTCTTTCTTTAGAATCTCTTAGTCCTTCTTTCATCCTACCTAACTCTGAATGAATCGGGTAAGGGATTCTTTTTTTGTTACTCTCTGCCGCCGCCGCTCCCAAGTTTTGTGGGGCCTGCTCCATTTTTGGCTCCTCTCTTTTTTCCGCCTTTGGAAACAAATCTTTTATCTTACCAAGATCTTTAAAGTCCTTGTAAACTAGCTTCTCCGGCTTGGCCGCTGCCGCCCCTAAATCTTGTGGTGCATTCTCCGACACTGGTTGCCCCCCGTCTCTTTTAAAAACATCATCACCTAGAGCTGCCTCCACTAGCTTATTAGAATATTTATCTTCCTCGGGTGTGACACCGAGTAATTGTTGGTCAAAAGAATCCATCATTTTTTCCATAACTTTATTCTATTCTTTTTGTTAAATTGAGGCAAATTTAATTGTGATTTTCTGTGCATCTAACGGTCTAAATTGATGAAATTTGTTACCCTTAGTCACTCCCGAGTGACGGGGTTTGTTATCCACATATTGATTGACTAATAGGGTGGTCGCTATATAATTATAGTTAAGGCTAGTTGCACTAGCTTTTCCCCGTAAATAACGATATTTAAGGGTGAAATATCTGAAAAAGCATTTTTTAAAGAAGTGTCAGGTATGGTCGCAATGTTTAAATTTTGATTTTTGGCTTATTTTAATTAACTCAACAAATTCTGGTGACCCCAGCAGTAGAAATAGGGCTCACAAGAATAAAATATCCTTATTTTTAAAGCTTTTATCCATAAAGGCATCTTTAATGTTATTTGGGTTAGTATTATTGTTCTCGTCCCCAATACCAGTTTCGGCTGGTTTTTTATCGTTTTTAGGGGGTATTTTGGGCTTTTCTGCTGGGATGGCGAAAGAGACACCTGGTGAAAATCTTCAAAATATGCCACTTCTCCAGGCGGCTTTAAATTCTGATCCTTCTCCGGCTAAAGGTGGCGGTGATATTACTATAATAAACGGAAGCGCGCTGTTCTCTGATACCGGTCCTTATGGAAGTATGGCTGATATAGAAGACGCTAAGCCGGAAAGCGGAGAGATCAGCCTTTATGTTGTAAGGGATGGTGATAGCTTGTCTCAGATTGCTAAAATGTTCAATGTAAGTATCAGTACTATTATATGGGCAAATGATATAAAAAAAGGCGACCTCATCAAACCAGGTCAAACACTTCTTATTTTGCCTATTTCAGGGGTTAAATATATTGTAAAAGAAGGAGATACTGTTAAAGGGATTGCTACTAAGTTTAAAGGAGATGCGGATGAAATAATTCAGTTTAACGGTTTAGCCGATAGTGAGAAGCTTGTAGTTGGAAGTGAAGTTATAATTCCAAATGGAGAAGATTCATCTTATGTGCCGGCTTCTTCAGTAAAGACTGTCGTAGTAAGAGGTTCCGGAGGCCCTTCTTATTCAGGCTATTATCTTCGTCCTGTTGAAAATGCGGTAAGGTCCCAAGGCCTTCATGGTTATAATGGTGTTGACTTGGCTGCGCCAACAGGAACGCCAATTTTGGCATCGGCGGCAGGAGATGTGATTGTGAGCCGTTCAGCCGGTTGGAATGGAGGTTATGGCAAGTATATAGTTATAAAGCACTCTAATGGCACTCAGACTTTATATTCTCACTTAAGCGAAGTTATAGTATCTACCGGTTGGCATGTGGTGCAAGGTCAGATAATAGGTTATGTTGGCTCTACCGGTAAATCCACAGGCCCGCATCTTCACTTTGAGATTCGAGGCGCCAAAAATCCTTTTTAAATAATTAAATAATATAAACATTAAACATTAAAAGGTCTCACCTTTGTATAAAAAGGTGAGACCTTTTTGGCTTTTGATATTTGTGTTAATTGTCTTGTTTCGGCCTGTATTGGAGAGCTTCGAAAATATGATTCTCGGCTATGTCAGAGGCTCCGTCTAAGTCGGCAATAGTCCTCGCGAGCTTTATCACTTTATGATAAGCCCGGCCGGAGAGGTCTAGTTTTGTCGCCGCTTGGTTTAAAGTGTTTTTCAGCGCTTCTGAAAGAGGGGCGAAGGCCTTAAGATCTTTGGTGGTCATGTCGCTGTTTGTCATTGTTTGAGTATCTTTATTTCTTTGAGAAAATCTTTTTCTTTGTATGGCGCGAGCTTTTTCCACGCGGTTTTTTATAATGGCTGAAGTCTCAAGGCTCGCAGAGTCGTCAGAGAGTTTTTCGTGTTCTATCCTTGGCACATCAATACATATGTCTATCCTATCTACGATTGGTCCGGATATCTTTCTGCGGTAACGCATCAAGGCGCCCATACTGCAGATACATTCTTTTGATGTACCGGCATTTCCGCAAGGGCAAGGGTTGGCTGCAGAGATAAGTATGAAATTGGCTGGGAATCTTACAGACCCTCTAGCGCGAGAAACATTTATAACCTTGTCTTCAAGAGGCTGTCTTAAAGCCTCTATAACTCTTCGTTCAAACTCAGGAAATTCGTCTAAGAAAAGGACTCCCCTATGAGCGAGAGTTATCTCTCCGGGTTTTGGGAAATTTCCTCCGCCAACTAGAGAGACATAAGAAGAAGTATGGTGAGGCGATCGGAAAGGTCTTTCAAGCGCGATATCGCCTTCTAATATGCCTGCCACAGAGTGGATGCCTGTGACTTCAAGAGTTTCTTCAAATGAGATGTTGGGCAATATTCCTGCAAAAGCTTTTGCGAGCATTGTCTTACCTGTGCCAGGAGGACCTATCATAAGGATATTATGCCCGCCTGCGGCGGCTATCTCTAAACCCCTTTTTGCTGTTTCTTGACCTTTCACCTCAGAGAAACAAATTCTCTGAGATGTAGTTTTATTTAATTTATTAAAATTAATCGGAGATTCTTCTTTTATAGCAAAAGAAATATTTTCTTCTTTTGTTTTTTCCGGCGGTATTATTTTAGGAGGAGAAAGATGAAGACTGATCTCTTTAAGATTAGTACAGCCGAATATTTTTATGCCATTTATTAGAGCGGCTTCGCGAGTATTTTCTTTCGGTAGAAAAATCT
This window harbors:
- a CDS encoding peptidoglycan DD-metalloendopeptidase family protein; translation: MAKETPGENLQNMPLLQAALNSDPSPAKGGGDITIINGSALFSDTGPYGSMADIEDAKPESGEISLYVVRDGDSLSQIAKMFNVSISTIIWANDIKKGDLIKPGQTLLILPISGVKYIVKEGDTVKGIATKFKGDADEIIQFNGLADSEKLVVGSEVIIPNGEDSSYVPASSVKTVVVRGSGGPSYSGYYLRPVENAVRSQGLHGYNGVDLAAPTGTPILASAAGDVIVSRSAGWNGGYGKYIVIKHSNGTQTLYSHLSEVIVSTGWHVVQGQIIGYVGSTGKSTGPHLHFEIRGAKNPF
- a CDS encoding YifB family Mg chelatase-like AAA ATPase; this translates as MSVKVHSAQTIGLDARIIDVELDIYKGLHSFSLVGLPDKAVEESKERIGAAIKNSGFVSPLKKNQKVIVSLAPADIRKEGPIFDLSIAIAYLLASKQIKFDPTKKIFLGEVALDGTLRPIKGALFLTMAAKNAGFEEIFLPKENTREAALINGIKIFGCTNLKEISLHLSPPKIIPPEKTKEENISFAIKEESPINFNKLNKTTSQRICFSEVKGQETAKRGLEIAAAGGHNILMIGPPGTGKTMLAKAFAGILPNISFEETLEVTGIHSVAGILEGDIALERPFRSPHHTSSYVSLVGGGNFPKPGEITLAHRGVLFLDEFPEFERRVIEALRQPLEDKVINVSRARGSVRFPANFILISAANPCPCGNAGTSKECICSMGALMRYRRKISGPIVDRIDICIDVPRIEHEKLSDDSASLETSAIIKNRVEKARAIQRKRFSQRNKDTQTMTNSDMTTKDLKAFAPLSEALKNTLNQAATKLDLSGRAYHKVIKLARTIADLDGASDIAENHIFEALQYRPKQDN